The bacterium genome window below encodes:
- the pdxA gene encoding 4-hydroxythreonine-4-phosphate dehydrogenase PdxA: MRDFMQKPVIAITLGDPGGIGPEVVVKALANKQVYKCCTPIIIGVQKALYKTKKISPSYKIEIINHLSDIKNMSKKAYLFNPQNLKLKNIILGKPNPIQAKAAIEFLKDAAVFALNKEIDAVVTAPVNKHAINEAGIKFRGQTEFLAACTNTHKYAMLLTSEKTRIIPLTRHVQVKNINKLIKKQYIIDTIELIDQNSFLFGIHKPSIAVLGLNPHCGDGGAIGNEEIMEIIPAINETLKSGINVHGPFSADVFFASSEYKKYDFILAMYHDQGLIPFKMLSFGKGVNVTIGLPIIRTSPDHGTAYDIAGQGIANEGSLIEAIKMASKMAIIKQSLHKQ; encoded by the coding sequence CCCGGAGGTTGTCGTAAAGGCTCTGGCTAATAAACAAGTCTACAAGTGCTGTACTCCAATTATAATCGGAGTTCAGAAAGCTCTTTATAAAACTAAAAAAATAAGCCCCTCCTATAAAATAGAAATAATAAATCATCTGTCAGACATTAAAAATATGTCTAAAAAAGCATACTTGTTTAATCCACAAAATTTAAAATTAAAAAATATAATACTTGGCAAACCAAACCCTATACAAGCCAAAGCTGCTATTGAATTTTTAAAAGACGCAGCTGTATTTGCTCTTAATAAGGAGATTGATGCAGTTGTAACTGCACCTGTAAACAAACATGCAATTAATGAGGCGGGCATTAAGTTTAGGGGACAGACAGAGTTTTTAGCAGCATGTACAAATACACATAAATATGCAATGCTTCTAACAAGTGAGAAAACCCGCATTATTCCCCTAACACGACACGTTCAAGTAAAAAACATTAATAAATTAATAAAAAAACAGTATATAATTGATACAATTGAACTGATTGATCAGAATAGTTTTCTGTTTGGCATACATAAACCAAGCATTGCAGTACTTGGCCTAAATCCTCATTGTGGAGATGGAGGCGCTATTGGGAACGAAGAAATAATGGAAATTATACCAGCAATCAATGAGACTCTAAAAAGTGGCATAAATGTCCATGGCCCTTTCTCTGCTGATGTATTTTTTGCGAGTTCTGAGTATAAGAAATATGATTTCATTTTGGCAATGTATCATGACCAAGGGCTTATACCTTTTAAGATGCTCTCTTTTGGCAAAGGTGTTAATGTAACAATAGGACTTCCAATTATCAGAACATCTCCTGACCACGGAACAGCATATGATATAGCCGGGCAGGGCATTGCAAATGAGGGAAGTTTAATAGAGGCAATTAAAATGGCTTCAAAGATGGCTATCATAAAACAATCTCTTCACAAGCAATGA
- the rsmA gene encoding 16S rRNA (adenine(1518)-N(6)/adenine(1519)-N(6))-dimethyltransferase RsmA, with protein sequence MNFFSPNSIKEELKKNNLHPQKKFGQNFLIDRNIANIIINTLNIKKSDVIVEIGSGLGALTHLIATKAKNVIAVETDTKLLDISKDLLSAYNNIEFINKDILKTNFNIHGNYKVVGNIPYYITTPVILFLLDIIPSPELFVLMIQKEVAQRLTAKSGSKTYGSLSIFVQYRCRVEIVKYIKKTAFYPQPDVDSALVKFTLLDEPPVKVKNERLFFAIIQAGFMYRRKMLINAISRYANLGIAREELEKAFKYLKLSPSIRAEKLSMSELADLSNYIKK encoded by the coding sequence ATGAATTTCTTCTCTCCAAATAGCATTAAGGAAGAACTCAAAAAAAACAATCTTCATCCGCAAAAAAAGTTTGGGCAGAACTTTCTTATAGACAGGAACATAGCCAATATAATAATCAACACTCTCAATATCAAAAAAAGCGATGTTATAGTTGAGATCGGTTCAGGACTAGGAGCCCTAACACACCTTATTGCTACTAAGGCAAAAAATGTAATAGCAGTGGAAACAGACACAAAACTACTTGATATTTCAAAGGACTTGCTCTCAGCATATAACAACATTGAATTCATCAATAAAGATATCTTAAAAACTAATTTTAATATTCATGGAAATTATAAGGTAGTAGGAAATATACCTTATTACATTACAACGCCTGTTATATTATTTCTTCTGGACATTATTCCAAGCCCAGAACTTTTCGTGCTAATGATCCAGAAAGAAGTGGCGCAACGACTTACAGCTAAGTCAGGATCCAAAACTTATGGCTCTCTATCAATCTTTGTGCAATATAGGTGCAGAGTAGAGATTGTTAAATATATAAAAAAGACTGCTTTTTATCCTCAGCCAGATGTGGATTCTGCTCTGGTAAAATTTACTCTTTTAGATGAACCGCCAGTTAAAGTAAAAAACGAAAGGTTGTTTTTTGCTATCATCCAGGCTGGTTTCATGTATAGAAGAAAAATGCTCATTAATGCAATATCAAGATATGCCAATTTAGGAATTGCTAGAGAAGAGTTAGAAAAGGCCTTTAAGTATCTTAAGTTATCTCCGAGTATTCGTGCAGAAAAACTCTCAATGTCTGAACTGGCAGACCTAAGTAATTATATTAAAAAGTAA
- a CDS encoding HAD family phosphatase, with product MIKAIIFDFGNVICRFDDNIFLNKLLKYTNKSFGQLNSLIYDSGLIDKYESGGISSDKTFAAIKKTCGLSILKDEFIEAYSNIFTSVEDTIKLIKKLKRNYKIGLLSNTNPWDFEINIKQVEIFDLFDAVSLSYEVGEKKPGKRMYMDILNKLKLKPDECVFVDDIKKNIEAASEIGLHGIHYTTYQKLVERLRKLHITF from the coding sequence ATGATAAAAGCAATAATATTTGATTTCGGGAATGTTATCTGTCGTTTTGATGATAATATATTTCTGAATAAACTCTTAAAGTACACAAACAAATCCTTTGGGCAGCTGAATAGTTTAATTTATGATTCAGGTTTAATAGATAAATATGAATCAGGGGGCATTTCTTCTGATAAAACGTTTGCAGCTATTAAAAAAACATGTGGATTATCAATTTTAAAAGATGAATTTATAGAAGCTTATAGTAATATATTCACCTCTGTAGAGGATACCATCAAGTTAATAAAAAAATTAAAAAGAAATTATAAAATCGGTTTATTGTCTAACACCAATCCATGGGATTTCGAAATTAATATTAAACAGGTGGAGATTTTTGACTTGTTTGATGCAGTTAGCCTTTCATACGAAGTTGGAGAAAAGAAGCCTGGTAAGAGAATGTATATGGACATATTAAACAAGCTCAAGTTAAAGCCGGATGAATGTGTGTTTGTAGATGATATTAAAAAAAATATTGAGGCCGCATCAGAAATAGGACTACACGGGATACATTACACAACATATCAAAAACTAGTTGAGAGATTGAGGAAGCTCCATATTACTTTTTAA